One region of Brassica oleracea var. oleracea cultivar TO1000 unplaced genomic scaffold, BOL UnpScaffold00911, whole genome shotgun sequence genomic DNA includes:
- the LOC106320401 gene encoding deoxyhypusine hydroxylase-like isoform X3, protein MSLHPIVRHEAAESLGAIGLAGNAEILKQSLVLDPAQEVRETCELALKRIEDLSSVDAEKELDTTKTAHAAAFSSVHQLR, encoded by the exons ATGTCTTTGCATCCAATAGTACGCCATGAG GCAGCAGAATCTCTCGGAGCCATTGGTTTAGCTGGTAATGCTGAGATTTTGAAGCAAAGTTTGGTTCTGGATCCAGCACAAGAGGTTCGGGAAACGTGTGAGTTAGCTCTCAAAAGGATTGAAGATCTGAGTAGTGTTGATGCGGAGAAGGAGTTAGACACGACAAAGACGGCTCATGCTGCTGCTTTCTCCTCTGTACACCAGCTGAG ATGA
- the LOC106320399 gene encoding UDP-N-acetylglucosamine/UDP-glucose/GDP-mannose transporter-like isoform X1, with the protein MRNPVLPVSDPPLAGENDTSDGKGVDDRLFKGSAMTKRGAYAALSYMACAVMLVLFNKAALSSYHFPCVNVITLFQMVSSTFFLYSLRRKKIISFIAADSFSGSGSTSAFVPLKTLFHTLPLSIAYLMYMLASMASVRGVNVPMYTTLRRTTVAFTMVIEYMLTGQRYTQSIIGSVGVIIFGAFFAGARDLSFDFYGYGVVFLANITTAVYLATIARIGKSSGLNSFGLMWCNGIICGPILMIWTSMSGDLEKTISFPYLFSPGFMAVLLCSCVLAFFLNYSIFLNTTLNSALTQTICGNMKDLFTVGLGWMVFGGLPFDLMNVIGQLLGFLGSGLYAYYKIIGK; encoded by the exons ATGAGGAATCCTGTCCTTCCTGTTTCCGATCCTCCTCTCGCCGGAGAGAATGATACCTCCGACGGCAAAGGCGTCGACGATCGGCTTTTCAAAGGATCCGCCATGACCAAACGTGGCGCTTACGCTGCTCTCTCTTACATGGCCTGCGCTG TGATGCTTGTTCTGTTCAATAAAGCGGCTCTCTCTTCGTATCACTTCCCTTGTGTTAATGTTATCACACTCTTTCAG ATGGTGTCTTCTACCTTCTTTCTATACTCATTGAGGCGCAAGAAGATCATCTCTTTCATAGCGGCTGATTCCTTTTCAGGTTCTGGTAGTACCTCAGCTTTTGTGCCGTTGAAGACATTGTTTCACACGCTTCCTCTCTCAATAGCATATCTTATGTACATG CTAGCTTCTATGGCGTCTGTTAGAGGGGTGAATGTTCCCATGTACACCACGCTTAGGCGTACCACGGTGGCCTTTACCATGGTGATTGAGTATATGCTCACAGGTCAGAGATATACTCAGTCTATCATCGGAAG TGTCGGCGTTATCATCTTTGGCGCATTTTTCGCTGGAGCTAGGGACTTGTCATTCGACTTTTATGGATATGGTGTTGTTTTCTTAGCCAACATAACAACAGCTGTATATCTAGCAACCATCGCCCGGATTG GGAAATCAAGTGGCTTGAATAGCTTTGGCCTTATGTGGTGCAATG GTATTATATGTGGACCTATATTGATGATTTGGACATCTATGAGCGGTGACTTGGAGAAGACAATTAGCTTTCCTTACCTCTTTTCTCCCGGTTTCATG GCTGTGTTACTCTGCTCGTGCGTGTTGGCTTTCTTCTTAAACTACAGCATTTTTCTTAACACCACTCTCAACTCCGCTCTCACCCAGACAATTTGTGGAAATATGAAG GATTTATTTACGGTTGGACTAGGCTGGATGGTGTTTGGTGGACTCCCATTCGACTTG ATGAATGTGATTGGACAGCTTCTTGGTTTCTTAGGCTCTGGTTTATATGCATATTATAAGATCATTGGGAAGTAG
- the LOC106320402 gene encoding E3 ubiquitin-protein ligase KEG-like, whose product MASKITAKKNDDDDSDYEIIEGESKTALAAAGTSPWIDSATLELRHRIGRGPFGDVWLATHHQSTKDNEVAIKMLHPINKDQMRVVVDKFKDLVSKSQGMENVCLLRGVSIISGRICLVMKFYEGCVGDKMALLKRGKLSLSDVLRYGIDLVTGILELHAKGFLILNLKPSNFLLNDNDTAILGDVGVPYLLHSIPLPSSDMIMRLGTPNYMAPEQWQPEVRGPMSFETDSWGFGCSIVEMLTGVQPWSGKSIDEIYNLVVIKREKLTIPNAIPPPLEKLLQGCFMYDLRSRPSMTDILHVFKRLQNSEEEEFWSFWRGVDSREIRKSSANLGYTEWFLSKDQLQVGDTVRSRKPANLCKHENMDVPEGKVVGLERDTTDSDGFALVKVHGVHDPLRVLVSVLERVTKDLASGDWVRLKYVGVADKRCSPVGIVHSINREGIVAVGFIGLPTLWRGTSSQLQMAKGYSVGQFVKIKAFVVTPRFKWIRKDRGVWETGRIYHVLPNGCLEVKFPGALPFGQEHGSCLADPDEVELVDFSTCGGVVQKYQHLEDFHWAVRPLLIAVGVLTAMTLGGLLVGKKVGRSKDIKQRVGSSGQCDCQIRNGQDRVGLYRKKSGKSKSKSKSKSKWFF is encoded by the exons ATGGCTTCAAAGATTACTGCTAAaaagaatgatgatgatgattctgaCTACGAAATCATTGAAGGCGAGTCTAAGACCGCTTTAGCAGCAGCCGGCACGAGTCCTTGGATTGATTCTGCAACGTTGGAGCTTCGGCATCGAATTGGAAGAGGTCCCTTTGGTGATGTTTGGCTGGCTACTCATCATCAGTCCACAAAGGACAATGAAGTGGCCATCAAAATGCTTCATCCCATCAATAAGGATCAGATGAGAGTTGTGGTAGATAAGTTTAAGGATTTGGTTTCTAAGTCTCAAGGGATGGAGAATGTTTGTCTCCTCAGAGGAGTCTCTATAATTAGTGGAAGG ATTTGCCTCGTCATGAAATTCTATGAGGGCTGTGTTGGTGACAAGATGGCTCTCCTTAAAAGAGGAAAGCTTTCACTGTCTGATGTATTGAG ATACGGGATTGATCTAGTTACAGGGATTCTTGAGTTGCACGCAAAAGGGTTTCTGATTCTCAATCTCAAGCCCTCTAACTTTCTTCTCAATGATAACGATACGGCCATCCTAGGGGATGTTGGAGTCCCTTATCTACTTCATAGTATCCCTTTGCCAAGTTCTGATATGATAATGAGACTTGGAACTCCAAACTATATGGCTCCAGAACAGTGGCAACCTGAAGTAAGAGGTCCCATGTCCTTTGAGACTGATTCTTGGGGGTTTGGATGCAGCATTGTGGAAATGCTCACTGGTGTACAACCTTGGAGTGGTAAATCCATCGACGAAATATACAACTTAGTGGTcataaaaagagaaaagctCACTATCCCCAATGCCATACCGCCTCCTCTTGAGAAGCTACTTCAGGGTTGCTTTATGTATGATCTTCGAAGCCGACCTTCTATGACAGACATCTTACACGTCTTCAAGAG GTTGCAGAACTCAGAGGAGGAAGAGTTCTGGTCCTTCTGGAGAGGCGTTGATAGTAGAGAAATCAGGAAGAGCTCAGCTAATCTCGGTTACACAGAATGGTTCCTTTCAAAGGATCAACTGCAAGTAGGCGACACGGTGCGTTCAAGAAAGCCTGCCAATTTGTGTAAGCATGAGAACATGGATGTGCCAGAAGGAAAGGTGGTTGGTTTAGAACGTGACACTACCGACTCAGATGGGTTTGCTCTGGTTAAAGTCCATGGTGTTCATGATCCGTTAAGGGTTCTCGTATCTGTTCTTGAAAGGGTAACTAAAGACTTGGCTTCTGGAGATTGGGTACGTCTGAAGTATGTAGGAGTGGCAGACAAGAGGTGTTCTCCAGTTGGCATTGTCCATTCAATCAACCGTGAGGGAATTGTAGCTGTTGGGTTTATAGGGTTGCCAACTCTCTGGAGAGGGACTTCATCACAGCTTCAGATGGCTAAAGGATACAGTGTTGGTCAGTTTGTGAAGATCAAAGCCTTTGTTGTTACCCCAAGATTCAAATGGATACGTAAAGATAGAGGAGTTTGGGAAACTGGCAGAATCTATCATGTTTTACCAAACGGTTGTCTCGAGGTAAAGTTCCCTGGAGCGTTGCCTTTTGGACAGGAACATGGAAGCTGTCTTGCTGATCCAGATGAAGTAGAGCTTGTGGATTTTAGTACTTGTGGAGGAGTTGTGCAGAAATATCAGCATCTAGAGGACTTTCACTGGGCTGTGAGACCTTTACTGATTGCCGTGGGTGTATTGACAGCAATGACGTTAGGAGGGTTATTGGTTGGGAAGAAAGTGGGAAGATCAAAGGATATCAAACAGCGAGTTGGCTCGAGTGGACAATGTGATTGTCAGATTCGGAATGGTCAGGATAGGGTCGGTCTTTACCGTAAGAAATCTGgcaaatctaaatctaaatctaaatctaaatctaaatggtttttttaa
- the LOC106320401 gene encoding deoxyhypusine hydroxylase-like isoform X1: MSLHPIVRHEAAESLGAIGLAGNAEILKQSLVLDPAQEVRETCELALKRIEDLSSVDAEKELDTTKTAHAAAFSSVHQLRQILPDEIKGMYERYAALFALSNHGGE; encoded by the exons ATGTCTTTGCATCCAATAGTACGCCATGAG GCAGCAGAATCTCTCGGAGCCATTGGTTTAGCTGGTAATGCTGAGATTTTGAAGCAAAGTTTGGTTCTGGATCCAGCACAAGAGGTTCGGGAAACGTGTGAGTTAGCTCTCAAAAGGATTGAAGATCTGAGTAGTGTTGATGCGGAGAAGGAGTTAGACACGACAAAGACGGCTCATGCTGCTGCTTTCTCCTCTGTACACCAGCTGAGG CAGATTCTTCCAGATGAAATTAAAGGCATGTATGAGAGATATGCTGCACTTTTCGCTCTAAGTAATCATGGGGGAGAGTAA
- the LOC106320401 gene encoding deoxyhypusine hydroxylase-like isoform X2: MSLHPIVRHEAAESLGAIGLAGNAEILKQSLVLDPAQEVRETCELALKRIEDLSSVDAEKELDTTKTAHAAAFSSVHQLRFFQMKLKACMRDMLHFSL, encoded by the exons ATGTCTTTGCATCCAATAGTACGCCATGAG GCAGCAGAATCTCTCGGAGCCATTGGTTTAGCTGGTAATGCTGAGATTTTGAAGCAAAGTTTGGTTCTGGATCCAGCACAAGAGGTTCGGGAAACGTGTGAGTTAGCTCTCAAAAGGATTGAAGATCTGAGTAGTGTTGATGCGGAGAAGGAGTTAGACACGACAAAGACGGCTCATGCTGCTGCTTTCTCCTCTGTACACCAGCTGAG ATTCTTCCAGATGAAATTAAAGGCATGTATGAGAGATATGCTGCACTTTTCGCTCTAA
- the LOC106320399 gene encoding putative UDP-sugar transporter DDB_G0278631 isoform X2 yields the protein MSRTGPVCETVSFHFPTGKLDTLFVFQQMVSSTFFLYSLRRKKIISFIAADSFSGSGSTSAFVPLKTLFHTLPLSIAYLMYMLASMASVRGVNVPMYTTLRRTTVAFTMVIEYMLTGQRYTQSIIGSVGVIIFGAFFAGARDLSFDFYGYGVVFLANITTAVYLATIARIGKSSGLNSFGLMWCNGIICGPILMIWTSMSGDLEKTISFPYLFSPGFMAVLLCSCVLAFFLNYSIFLNTTLNSALTQTICGNMKDLFTVGLGWMVFGGLPFDLMNVIGQLLGFLGSGLYAYYKIIGK from the exons ATGTCCAGGACCGGCCCTGTCTGTGAGActgtttcttttcattttccGACAGGAAAGCTTGACACTTTATTTGTTTTCCAACAGATGGTGTCTTCTACCTTCTTTCTATACTCATTGAGGCGCAAGAAGATCATCTCTTTCATAGCGGCTGATTCCTTTTCAGGTTCTGGTAGTACCTCAGCTTTTGTGCCGTTGAAGACATTGTTTCACACGCTTCCTCTCTCAATAGCATATCTTATGTACATG CTAGCTTCTATGGCGTCTGTTAGAGGGGTGAATGTTCCCATGTACACCACGCTTAGGCGTACCACGGTGGCCTTTACCATGGTGATTGAGTATATGCTCACAGGTCAGAGATATACTCAGTCTATCATCGGAAG TGTCGGCGTTATCATCTTTGGCGCATTTTTCGCTGGAGCTAGGGACTTGTCATTCGACTTTTATGGATATGGTGTTGTTTTCTTAGCCAACATAACAACAGCTGTATATCTAGCAACCATCGCCCGGATTG GGAAATCAAGTGGCTTGAATAGCTTTGGCCTTATGTGGTGCAATG GTATTATATGTGGACCTATATTGATGATTTGGACATCTATGAGCGGTGACTTGGAGAAGACAATTAGCTTTCCTTACCTCTTTTCTCCCGGTTTCATG GCTGTGTTACTCTGCTCGTGCGTGTTGGCTTTCTTCTTAAACTACAGCATTTTTCTTAACACCACTCTCAACTCCGCTCTCACCCAGACAATTTGTGGAAATATGAAG GATTTATTTACGGTTGGACTAGGCTGGATGGTGTTTGGTGGACTCCCATTCGACTTG ATGAATGTGATTGGACAGCTTCTTGGTTTCTTAGGCTCTGGTTTATATGCATATTATAAGATCATTGGGAAGTAG